A single region of the Rathayibacter rathayi genome encodes:
- a CDS encoding glycerophosphodiester phosphodiesterase family protein: MPARLSPLVIGHRGASGYRPEHTRSAYELAVALGADALEPDLVATRDGVLVLRHENEISGTTDVERRPEFASRRTTKRIDGREITGWFTEDFTWDELSVLRARERLPSARPSSATFDGQFPLLRFSELLALLDRAAQDEPLAPPGLVAEIKHATYFAAIGLPLDVLLREELSAAGWGPRDPRLTIESFEKTVLERLAVSGVGARRVYLLESRGAPPDLVAAHGAAATPYSAFTTPAGLRNLVGVVDGISVDKKMLLSRDAAGRAIGAGPLVADAHDAGLEVYCWTLRAENRFLEKVHRRGKDPAEYGAWREEFAMILRCGVDGVFADQPDLAIEARAAELERRHRR; the protein is encoded by the coding sequence ATGCCCGCGCGCTTGTCCCCGCTCGTCATCGGCCACCGAGGCGCGAGCGGTTACCGCCCCGAGCACACCCGCTCCGCATACGAGCTGGCTGTTGCGCTCGGCGCCGACGCGCTCGAGCCCGATCTTGTGGCCACTCGCGACGGCGTCCTGGTCCTCCGGCACGAGAACGAGATTTCGGGCACGACCGATGTGGAGCGGCGCCCCGAGTTCGCCTCGCGGCGCACCACCAAGCGGATCGACGGCCGTGAGATCACCGGCTGGTTCACCGAGGACTTCACCTGGGACGAGCTCTCGGTGCTCCGCGCCCGCGAGCGGCTGCCTTCGGCACGCCCCTCCAGCGCCACCTTCGACGGGCAGTTCCCCCTGCTGCGCTTCAGCGAGCTGCTGGCGCTGCTGGATCGGGCGGCGCAGGACGAGCCGCTCGCGCCGCCGGGGCTCGTCGCCGAGATTAAGCATGCGACCTACTTCGCGGCGATCGGACTGCCGCTGGACGTGCTGCTGCGCGAGGAACTCTCCGCTGCCGGCTGGGGTCCGCGTGACCCGCGGCTGACGATCGAGAGCTTCGAGAAGACCGTTCTGGAGCGGCTCGCGGTGAGCGGAGTTGGCGCTCGCCGCGTCTACCTGCTCGAGTCGCGGGGAGCCCCGCCGGACCTAGTCGCCGCTCACGGCGCCGCCGCGACCCCCTACTCCGCCTTCACCACGCCGGCTGGGCTGCGCAATCTCGTCGGTGTCGTCGACGGAATCAGCGTCGACAAGAAGATGCTTCTCTCCCGCGACGCGGCCGGACGGGCCATCGGGGCGGGCCCACTGGTCGCGGACGCCCACGACGCCGGGCTCGAGGTCTACTGCTGGACCCTGCGCGCCGAGAACCGCTTCCTCGAGAAGGTGCACCGCCGCGGGAAGGACCCGGCGGAGTACGGCGCCTGGCGGGAGGAGTTCGCGATGATCCTCCGCTGCGGAGTCGACGGCGTCTTCGCCGATCAGCCCGACTTGGCGATCGAGGCGCGAGCCGCAGAGTTGGAGCGCCGGCACCGCCGCTGA
- a CDS encoding phosphatase PAP2 family protein, whose amino-acid sequence MSTRDRITRRWITTGVLAAIGVAAVYWLAVLTPQGQGVENSGLRGADLVFGRAAGTAAGTLADVTPLSMVVGALLAAAIALIRRRPALAVASVGSIVVTAGLTQLLKNVVLDRPELVDTDSWYTGGSFPSGHTAAAVSVVFALAMVVPGRARTVVLSLGGAVVVLVGNVTMAASWHRASDVLGPTSSRWCPPPRPAPG is encoded by the coding sequence GTGTCCACCCGCGACCGCATCACCCGCCGCTGGATCACCACCGGCGTCCTCGCCGCGATCGGTGTCGCCGCCGTGTACTGGCTCGCCGTCCTCACGCCGCAGGGCCAGGGCGTAGAGAACTCGGGGCTCCGCGGAGCCGATCTCGTGTTCGGCCGGGCCGCCGGCACCGCGGCGGGAACCCTCGCCGACGTCACTCCGCTCTCGATGGTCGTCGGCGCGCTGCTCGCTGCGGCGATCGCGCTGATCCGTCGGCGGCCCGCGCTGGCCGTCGCGTCCGTCGGCTCCATCGTGGTCACCGCCGGACTCACACAGCTGCTGAAGAACGTGGTGCTCGACCGGCCCGAGCTGGTCGACACCGACTCCTGGTACACCGGCGGCAGCTTCCCCAGCGGGCACACCGCAGCGGCGGTCTCGGTCGTCTTCGCCCTGGCGATGGTCGTGCCCGGGCGAGCGCGCACCGTCGTGCTCTCGCTGGGCGGAGCGGTCGTGGTGCTGGTCGGCAATGTGACGATGGCCGCATCCTGGCATCGAGCGAGCGATGTCCTGGGGCCGACCTCGTCGCGCTGGTGTCCGCCTCCGCGGCCTGCGCCTGGCTGA
- a CDS encoding phosphatase PAP2 family protein gives MVGGTASARFATEAFSPAVLAVIVPVLVGARVADPPLLGIAWGALAALFVGAVPYLIIRLLLRSGRIHGDHHIPDRRERALPIGLALVSIVVGLVLLALLGAPAAVTTFGVVTVAVVLAVGLVTLVWKLSGHAAVVATCAVVVLIGYGPLSLLISVPIVLWVLWSRVRLGAHTPAQVLAGAAVGTVLAWTVWSLLA, from the coding sequence GTGGTGGGCGGCACAGCGTCGGCGCGGTTCGCGACGGAGGCGTTCTCGCCGGCGGTCCTCGCGGTCATCGTGCCGGTTCTGGTCGGCGCGCGAGTCGCGGATCCGCCTCTGCTCGGCATCGCGTGGGGTGCACTGGCGGCCCTCTTCGTGGGGGCGGTACCCTACCTGATCATCCGTTTGCTGTTGCGCAGCGGGCGGATCCACGGCGACCACCACATACCGGACCGGCGCGAGCGCGCGCTGCCGATCGGCCTGGCGCTGGTCTCCATCGTGGTCGGGCTGGTGCTTCTCGCTCTGCTCGGCGCTCCCGCGGCGGTGACGACGTTCGGTGTGGTGACGGTGGCCGTGGTGCTGGCCGTCGGCCTGGTCACTCTCGTGTGGAAGCTGTCCGGTCACGCGGCGGTCGTCGCGACCTGCGCCGTCGTCGTGCTGATCGGCTACGGACCGCTCTCCCTCCTGATCAGCGTGCCGATCGTGCTCTGGGTGCTCTGGTCGAGGGTGCGCCTCGGCGCGCACACCCCCGCCCAAGTGCTCGCCGGCGCCGCCGTCGGCACCGTCCTCGCCTGGACCGTCTGGTCCCTCCTCGCCTAA
- a CDS encoding long-chain-fatty-acid--CoA ligase — translation MAEAPAAPPPPTAAVGTLSVAAILAEAARRTPDTIAIRVCRQTVDYATLWRQTRAYAGALRAEGIGPGDRVALLIPNVPDFPRGYFAVLALGAVVVPVHALLKHDEIAYVLRDSGAAALVCAAPLLAEGAAGADLAGVPVLSVMVPDGDDSPLPRLEDLAAAATPIDGYVPRSPSDTATILYTSGTTGRPKGAEGTHFAIVSQSDVLLMNTFDLHPGDVVLGALPLFHTFGQVCAMNTAFRTAATVVLVPKFDGDAALEAMIAHGCTVFEGVPTMYVALLDAATRRADRPPLRYAVSGGAALPIAVIERFREVFGVEIYEGYGLTETSPVATFNHVGVPPRAGTVGTPIWGVEVEVARHDVADHIKLLPRGELGEIVVRGHNLMKGYLGNPVATAEAVVDGWFRTGDLGTKDEEDYVRILDRTKDMIIRNGYNVYPREVEEVLIRHPAVQNAAVFGIPDERHGQEVMAAVILAPSATATAAELIAHANEHLAAFKFPRRIEFVEALPLGPSGKILKRELVARYAD, via the coding sequence ATGGCCGAGGCCCCCGCCGCTCCCCCACCGCCGACCGCCGCCGTCGGCACCCTCTCCGTCGCGGCAATCCTCGCGGAGGCGGCGCGGCGCACTCCGGACACGATCGCGATCCGCGTTTGCCGCCAGACCGTCGACTACGCGACCCTCTGGCGGCAGACCCGGGCCTACGCCGGAGCTCTCCGCGCCGAGGGCATCGGCCCGGGCGACCGCGTGGCGCTGCTGATCCCGAACGTCCCGGATTTTCCGCGCGGCTATTTCGCGGTGCTCGCTTTGGGCGCCGTGGTGGTCCCGGTGCACGCACTGCTCAAGCACGACGAGATCGCCTACGTCCTGCGCGACTCCGGAGCCGCCGCGCTCGTGTGCGCGGCTCCTCTGCTCGCCGAGGGCGCCGCCGGTGCGGACCTCGCCGGCGTGCCCGTGCTCAGCGTGATGGTGCCCGACGGCGACGACTCGCCCCTGCCGCGCCTCGAGGACCTCGCCGCCGCCGCGACTCCGATCGACGGCTACGTGCCCCGCTCCCCCTCCGACACGGCGACGATTCTGTACACCAGCGGCACCACCGGACGCCCGAAGGGGGCGGAGGGGACGCACTTCGCGATCGTCTCGCAGTCGGACGTGCTGCTGATGAACACCTTCGACCTACACCCCGGCGACGTGGTCCTCGGGGCGCTGCCGCTGTTCCACACCTTCGGGCAGGTCTGCGCGATGAACACGGCCTTCCGCACCGCCGCCACCGTCGTGCTGGTGCCGAAGTTCGACGGCGACGCTGCGCTCGAGGCGATGATCGCCCACGGCTGCACGGTGTTCGAGGGCGTGCCCACGATGTACGTCGCCCTGCTCGACGCGGCGACTCGGCGCGCGGACCGGCCGCCGCTGCGCTACGCGGTCTCTGGAGGTGCCGCCCTGCCCATCGCGGTGATCGAGCGGTTCCGCGAGGTGTTCGGAGTCGAGATCTACGAGGGCTACGGGCTCACCGAAACCTCCCCGGTCGCCACGTTCAACCACGTCGGAGTTCCACCCCGGGCGGGTACCGTCGGCACACCGATCTGGGGCGTCGAGGTCGAGGTCGCCCGGCACGACGTCGCCGACCACATCAAGCTGCTCCCGCGAGGCGAACTCGGCGAGATCGTGGTCCGTGGTCACAACCTGATGAAGGGGTACCTCGGTAATCCGGTAGCCACCGCGGAGGCGGTCGTCGACGGCTGGTTCCGCACCGGCGACCTCGGCACGAAGGACGAGGAGGACTACGTCCGCATCCTGGACCGGACGAAGGACATGATCATCCGCAACGGCTACAACGTGTACCCGCGGGAGGTCGAGGAGGTGCTGATCAGGCACCCGGCCGTGCAGAACGCAGCGGTCTTCGGCATCCCGGACGAGCGCCACGGTCAGGAGGTGATGGCCGCGGTGATCCTCGCCCCGTCGGCGACCGCCACGGCGGCAGAGCTGATCGCCCACGCGAACGAACACCTCGCCGCTTTCAAGTTCCCGCGCCGCATCGAGTTCGTCGAGGCGCTCCCCCTGGGCCCGAGCGGCAAGATCCTCAAGCGCGAACTCGTCGCCCGCTACGCCGACTAA
- a CDS encoding oxygenase MpaB family protein: MSSASPTPDVFREGVFLVAGARAILLQIAYPAVGQGVAEHSDFVRRAANRLHGTLSYLYVLHYGTAEDVRAVRRRVNRAHLPVRGPGYTAFDPELQRWVAATLTQSMLQLYEGAFGALTEEEADDIVRRSVVVGAALQMPEELWPDSRAAFDAYWQRELGRLEVTPAARRVAQDLLGPSIAAWYLRPLGPYLRLMTAGLLPAELREPFGFRWSARQEARFERALGCTFAIYRRLPAAFRTAPSRYYLARVRRDAQKAATTSQPA; encoded by the coding sequence ATGTCATCGGCCTCCCCGACCCCGGACGTCTTCCGCGAGGGCGTGTTCCTGGTGGCGGGTGCGCGGGCGATCCTGCTCCAGATCGCGTACCCCGCCGTCGGCCAGGGGGTCGCCGAGCACTCCGACTTCGTGCGCCGTGCGGCGAACCGCCTGCACGGCACCCTCTCCTACCTCTACGTCCTGCACTACGGCACCGCGGAGGACGTGCGTGCCGTCCGCCGCCGGGTCAACCGAGCGCACCTGCCCGTCCGCGGACCCGGCTACACCGCGTTCGATCCGGAGCTGCAGCGCTGGGTCGCCGCGACCCTCACCCAATCGATGCTGCAGCTCTACGAGGGCGCGTTCGGCGCGCTCACCGAGGAGGAGGCGGACGACATCGTGCGCCGCTCCGTCGTCGTCGGCGCGGCCCTGCAGATGCCCGAGGAGCTTTGGCCCGACTCCCGCGCCGCCTTCGACGCCTACTGGCAGCGCGAGCTGGGACGCCTCGAGGTCACGCCGGCCGCCCGCCGCGTCGCCCAGGACCTGCTCGGACCGAGCATCGCCGCCTGGTACCTGCGCCCGCTCGGCCCCTACCTCCGCCTGATGACGGCCGGGCTACTGCCCGCCGAGCTGCGCGAGCCGTTCGGCTTCCGCTGGAGCGCCCGGCAGGAGGCGCGGTTCGAGCGTGCGCTCGGGTGCACCTTCGCCATCTACCGCCGCCTCCCCGCGGCCTTCCGCACGGCGCCGAGCCGCTACTACCTCGCCCGGGTCCGCCGCGACGCTCAGAAGGCGGCCACGACCTCCCAGCCCGCGTAG
- the sucC gene encoding ADP-forming succinate--CoA ligase subunit beta, which translates to MDLFEYQARDLFEKYGVPVLPGIVADTPEEVRAAAEKLGGVTVVKAQVKIGGRGKAGGVKVAKTPEDAFAAAQSILGLDIKGHVVKRVMVAGGARIDREFYFSVLLDRANRSYLSLTSYEGGMEIEQLAVERPDALARVEVVPGQGIDAAKAEEIARAAKFPEELIAKVAPVLVKLYDVYTGEDATLVEVNPLVLTEEGDIVALDGKVSLDENAGFRHADHAALEDKDATDPLEAKAKENDLNYVKLDGEVGIIGNGAGLVMSTLDVVAYAGEKHNGVKPANFLDIGGGASAQVMANGLDVILGDEQVKSVFVNVFGGITACDAVANGILQALEILGDSATKPLVVRLDGNKVEEGRAILQAAAHPLITLAATMDEGADKAAALAAA; encoded by the coding sequence GTGGATCTCTTCGAATACCAGGCCCGTGATCTGTTCGAGAAGTACGGCGTCCCCGTACTCCCGGGCATCGTCGCCGACACGCCGGAGGAGGTGCGCGCCGCAGCGGAGAAGCTGGGCGGCGTCACCGTCGTCAAGGCGCAGGTGAAGATCGGCGGCCGCGGTAAGGCGGGCGGCGTGAAGGTCGCGAAGACCCCCGAGGACGCTTTCGCCGCGGCGCAGTCGATTCTCGGCCTGGACATCAAGGGCCACGTAGTGAAGCGCGTCATGGTCGCCGGCGGTGCGCGCATCGACCGCGAGTTCTACTTCTCGGTGCTGCTCGACCGGGCCAACCGCTCCTACCTCTCGCTCACCTCCTACGAGGGCGGGATGGAGATCGAGCAGCTCGCCGTCGAGCGCCCGGACGCGCTCGCACGCGTCGAGGTCGTCCCCGGCCAGGGCATCGATGCGGCCAAGGCCGAGGAGATCGCCCGCGCGGCGAAGTTCCCGGAGGAACTGATCGCCAAGGTCGCACCCGTCCTGGTGAAGCTGTACGACGTCTACACCGGCGAGGACGCCACGCTCGTCGAGGTGAACCCGCTCGTGCTGACCGAGGAGGGCGACATCGTCGCGCTCGACGGCAAGGTCTCGCTCGACGAGAACGCCGGCTTCCGCCACGCCGATCACGCCGCGCTCGAGGACAAGGACGCCACCGACCCGCTCGAGGCTAAGGCCAAGGAGAACGACCTCAACTACGTGAAGCTTGACGGCGAGGTCGGGATCATCGGCAACGGCGCCGGCCTCGTCATGTCGACCCTCGACGTCGTCGCCTACGCCGGAGAGAAGCACAACGGCGTGAAGCCGGCAAACTTCCTCGACATCGGCGGCGGAGCCTCCGCCCAGGTGATGGCGAACGGCCTCGACGTGATCCTTGGCGACGAGCAGGTCAAGAGCGTCTTCGTGAACGTCTTCGGTGGCATCACCGCGTGCGACGCGGTCGCCAACGGCATCCTCCAGGCGCTCGAGATCCTCGGCGATTCGGCAACGAAGCCGCTCGTCGTCCGCCTGGACGGCAACAAGGTCGAGGAGGGCCGCGCGATCCTCCAGGCCGCTGCCCACCCCCTCATCACGCTCGCCGCGACGATGGACGAGGGCGCGGACAAGGCCGCCGCACTCGCCGCCGCGTAA
- the sucD gene encoding succinate--CoA ligase subunit alpha, whose product MSIFLTKDSKVIVQGITGGEGTKHTALMLKAGTNVVGGVNARKAGTTVTHGDVEFPVFGTVKEAMAATGADVSIAFVPPAFSKDAVIEAIDAEIGLLVVITEGIPVQDSAEFWAYAQEKGGKTRIIGPNCPGIITPGESLVGITPATITGKGPIGLVSKSGTLTYQMMYELRDLGFSTAIGIGGDPVIGTTHIDALAAFEADPETKAIVMIGEIGGDAEERAADFIKANVTKPVVGYVAGFTAPEGKTMGHAGAIVSGSAGTAQAKKEALEAAGVKVGKTPSETAALLREVYVAL is encoded by the coding sequence ATGTCGATCTTCCTCACCAAGGACTCGAAGGTCATCGTCCAGGGCATCACCGGCGGCGAGGGCACCAAGCACACCGCGCTGATGCTCAAGGCCGGAACGAATGTCGTGGGCGGGGTCAACGCCCGCAAGGCCGGCACCACCGTCACCCACGGCGATGTCGAGTTCCCCGTCTTCGGCACCGTGAAGGAGGCGATGGCAGCCACCGGCGCCGACGTCTCCATCGCATTCGTCCCGCCCGCCTTCTCGAAGGACGCCGTCATCGAGGCGATCGACGCCGAGATCGGCCTCCTCGTCGTCATCACCGAGGGCATCCCGGTGCAGGACTCGGCCGAGTTCTGGGCGTACGCGCAGGAGAAGGGCGGCAAGACCCGGATCATCGGCCCTAACTGCCCCGGCATCATCACGCCGGGCGAGTCGCTCGTGGGCATCACCCCCGCGACGATCACCGGCAAGGGCCCGATCGGCCTCGTCTCGAAGTCGGGCACCCTGACCTACCAGATGATGTACGAGCTGCGCGATCTCGGCTTCTCGACCGCCATCGGCATCGGCGGCGACCCGGTCATCGGCACGACGCACATCGACGCGCTCGCCGCGTTCGAGGCCGACCCGGAGACGAAGGCGATCGTGATGATCGGCGAGATCGGCGGCGATGCTGAGGAGCGGGCCGCGGACTTCATCAAGGCGAACGTCACGAAGCCGGTCGTCGGCTACGTCGCGGGCTTCACCGCCCCCGAGGGCAAGACGATGGGCCACGCCGGCGCGATCGTCTCCGGTTCGGCCGGGACTGCGCAGGCCAAGAAGGAGGCCCTCGAGGCCGCGGGGGTGAAGGTCGGCAAGACGCCGTCCGAGACGGCCGCCCTGCTCCGCGAGGTCTACGTGGCGCTGTAG
- a CDS encoding DUF6350 family protein, whose amino-acid sequence MNRITVALLAAFDAALSALIGIAIPLVPLTVLWAVQYHTAVDWGVFWRIAADFWLLGHGADLQAGLAPDSALALGLPGGTERFAVTIAPLAFSLLTLFLGVRTGRRAQESPFRAIGILVAIGTYLVLALLVVLSSSGSAATVDPVQGTVLPPLVFALGVLIGAALQSAGSGEGGRMSEFATESLHRLPAPAPGLVLASLRGGALATAGVIGAAAVLVAVLVVANYTAVVALYEALGGEALGGFTLTLGQVAFVPNLVIWAASWLIGPGFALGAGSSVSPAGTLLGPIPSIPVLAALPQGDSALGFLGLLVPALAGFAAGWRMRCAVLDALDGRSLLRWGAAAAAGIGVVGGLLLGLLAWFSAGAAGPGRLAQVGPDPLVVGAVAALELALAAGLGLAAGRTVRG is encoded by the coding sequence ATGAACCGGATCACCGTTGCCCTCCTCGCCGCCTTCGATGCCGCGCTCTCGGCGCTGATCGGCATCGCGATACCGCTCGTCCCGCTCACCGTTCTCTGGGCCGTGCAGTACCACACCGCGGTCGACTGGGGCGTGTTCTGGCGCATCGCCGCTGACTTCTGGCTGCTCGGGCACGGCGCTGACCTGCAGGCGGGCCTGGCTCCCGACTCCGCCCTCGCCCTGGGGCTGCCGGGGGGCACGGAGCGCTTCGCCGTCACCATCGCGCCGCTGGCCTTCTCGTTGCTTACCTTGTTCCTCGGCGTGCGCACGGGCAGGCGTGCGCAGGAGTCGCCGTTCCGCGCTATCGGAATCCTTGTTGCGATCGGTACTTACCTTGTTCTCGCGCTCCTCGTCGTGCTCAGCTCCTCGGGCTCTGCGGCGACGGTCGACCCCGTGCAAGGGACGGTGCTTCCGCCCCTGGTCTTTGCACTCGGCGTGCTCATCGGAGCGGCGCTGCAGTCCGCAGGCAGTGGCGAGGGAGGCCGGATGAGCGAGTTTGCCACGGAGTCTCTGCATCGCCTCCCCGCGCCCGCGCCCGGCCTCGTACTCGCGTCGCTGCGCGGCGGTGCTCTGGCGACGGCGGGTGTGATCGGCGCGGCGGCTGTTCTGGTCGCGGTGCTTGTGGTCGCGAACTACACCGCCGTCGTCGCGTTGTACGAGGCACTGGGTGGCGAGGCGCTCGGCGGGTTCACGCTGACGCTCGGGCAAGTGGCATTCGTCCCCAACCTCGTGATCTGGGCCGCGAGCTGGCTGATCGGGCCGGGTTTCGCACTCGGAGCGGGCTCCTCGGTGAGCCCAGCGGGCACGCTGCTCGGACCGATCCCGTCGATCCCGGTGCTCGCCGCGCTGCCGCAGGGCGATTCGGCACTCGGGTTCCTCGGTCTGCTGGTGCCGGCGCTCGCGGGCTTCGCCGCCGGATGGCGCATGCGCTGCGCCGTGCTCGACGCCCTCGACGGCCGCTCACTGCTGCGCTGGGGTGCCGCGGCCGCCGCCGGCATCGGAGTGGTGGGCGGGCTGCTGCTCGGGCTGCTGGCCTGGTTCTCGGCGGGGGCCGCAGGGCCAGGGCGGCTCGCGCAGGTCGGGCCGGATCCGCTGGTGGTCGGGGCTGTCGCGGCCCTCGAACTGGCACTCGCGGCCGGGCTCGGGCTCGCCGCTGGTCGCACCGTGCGCGGCTGA
- a CDS encoding WXG100 family type VII secretion target: MAQISVTPEELKQQAQVYTRSKEEIEQAIQKVNQMNSTIAEQWKGQAFQAYLEQYNQLSESVKKFEELLVNINEQLNKYADTIAERDAQDAQSFGF; this comes from the coding sequence ATGGCTCAAATCAGTGTTACGCCGGAAGAACTGAAGCAGCAGGCTCAGGTCTACACCCGCTCGAAGGAAGAGATCGAGCAGGCTATTCAGAAGGTGAACCAGATGAACTCGACCATTGCTGAGCAGTGGAAGGGTCAGGCGTTCCAGGCGTATCTCGAGCAGTACAACCAGCTGTCGGAGAGCGTGAAGAAGTTCGAGGAGCTGCTGGTGAACATCAACGAGCAGTTGAACAAGTATGCGGACACTATTGCTGAGCGTGACGCGCAGGATGCGCAGAGCTTCGGCTTTTAG
- a CDS encoding EsaB/YukD family protein, which translates to MIEVTLEHAGKLIDLLVPSEVTVNRLTQLIREGCAARGLALPKGFSLALNDKAFAVSGYDVISSFGIGNGDRLQIGTQE; encoded by the coding sequence GTGATCGAAGTCACCCTGGAACACGCAGGCAAGCTCATCGACCTGCTGGTACCCAGCGAAGTCACGGTCAATCGGCTGACGCAGCTGATCCGGGAGGGCTGTGCGGCGAGGGGACTGGCGCTGCCCAAAGGATTCTCTTTGGCGCTTAATGACAAAGCCTTTGCCGTAAGCGGCTACGACGTCATCTCGTCGTTCGGGATCGGCAACGGTGACCGCCTCCAGATTGGGACTCAAGAGTGA
- the essB gene encoding type VII secretion protein EssB, which translates to MRITVEGTALELDHSPDALHVRLEKNGFDGSCLDVIARYVDVHETDTGIALDYGLAAGEISFREAIGRARTRLDRLLLAQSLVACVRYRGGLAVPLIHPDNVYLSGGLLRVVHVGLQGMLAPVVFDEARFLASLQAMVLQVFRPKLAFEQLVDGAAALRDTFSTEVTHATTTDELFSRIDAQVRAEQADVAATRVSVPKRRYSWYRVLGVLGVVAALAAGAFAWQTGSQNRVQAAVVAGQARFLASDYAGTLAELNDVAAPSLPASAKYVLAVSSVNLHDLTATQKQNILNTISEKTDDVTLNYWIAMGRGEFEEALDYAKNLGDDQLTLLAYTDLYQATKLNTQMAGGRKQELLNEYAKAIEELTAKLGGTGDPAGER; encoded by the coding sequence ATGCGCATTACTGTGGAGGGCACGGCTCTCGAACTCGATCACAGCCCTGATGCCCTTCATGTGCGTCTGGAGAAGAACGGGTTTGACGGCTCGTGTCTGGATGTGATCGCTCGATACGTCGACGTCCACGAGACCGATACAGGGATCGCGCTCGACTATGGGCTCGCGGCGGGTGAGATCAGCTTCCGGGAAGCGATCGGCCGAGCGCGGACGCGGCTGGATCGGCTGCTCTTGGCTCAGAGCCTGGTGGCTTGTGTCCGCTACCGGGGTGGTCTCGCGGTGCCGTTGATTCACCCCGATAATGTCTATCTGTCCGGTGGCCTCCTCCGGGTGGTGCATGTCGGGTTGCAGGGCATGCTCGCTCCCGTGGTGTTCGATGAGGCGCGGTTCCTCGCGTCGCTGCAGGCGATGGTGCTCCAGGTGTTCCGTCCGAAGCTGGCGTTCGAGCAGCTCGTGGACGGGGCAGCAGCTCTACGGGACACGTTCTCGACCGAGGTGACGCACGCCACCACGACGGACGAATTGTTCTCGCGCATAGATGCGCAGGTGAGAGCCGAGCAGGCGGATGTCGCAGCGACCAGGGTGAGCGTCCCCAAGCGCCGGTACTCGTGGTATCGCGTGCTCGGCGTGCTCGGCGTCGTCGCAGCGCTGGCCGCCGGCGCCTTCGCATGGCAGACAGGGTCGCAGAACCGTGTGCAGGCCGCGGTGGTCGCCGGCCAAGCCCGGTTCCTTGCGAGCGACTATGCGGGCACACTGGCCGAGTTGAACGATGTCGCAGCTCCGTCGTTGCCTGCGTCTGCAAAGTATGTGCTGGCGGTGTCGAGCGTCAATCTCCACGATCTCACGGCGACGCAGAAGCAGAACATCCTGAATACGATCTCCGAGAAGACCGACGATGTCACGCTGAACTATTGGATCGCGATGGGTCGCGGTGAATTTGAGGAGGCTCTCGATTACGCCAAGAACCTCGGCGACGATCAGCTCACTCTGCTGGCCTACACGGATCTGTATCAGGCGACGAAGCTGAATACCCAGATGGCTGGTGGCAGGAAGCAGGAACTTCTCAACGAGTACGCGAAAGCGATCGAGGAGTTGACCGCGAAGCTCGGCGGCACCGGCGACCCGGCAGGCGAACGATGA